In Dolichospermum flos-aquae CCAP 1403/13F, the following proteins share a genomic window:
- the nadC gene encoding carboxylating nicotinate-nucleotide diphosphorylase, with translation MKSSVAVLPPFLVLDQLLQSWLLEDIGRGDRTTQSLLSPNSARGQAKWIAKAPGIIAGLPVAARVFKLLNNEVDFISLTDEGTPFEPGQVIAEINGSLDTLLMGERVALNLVMRLSGIASLTNIYVEKIADLPAQLVDTRKTTPGLRILEKYATALGGAMNHRMGLDDAVMIKDNHIVAAGGIGEAITRIRSHVPYPLTIEVETENLAQVREALRHKVDIIMLDNMSLSMMSEAVLLIREEDSRVKIEASGNVTLETVRAVAETGVDYISTSAPITQSKWLDLSMRMVNCLIA, from the coding sequence ATGAAGAGTTCAGTGGCTGTACTACCACCGTTTTTGGTGCTGGATCAATTGTTGCAAAGTTGGTTGTTGGAAGATATTGGTAGAGGAGATCGCACTACTCAATCTTTATTATCCCCAAATTCCGCGAGAGGACAAGCTAAGTGGATAGCTAAAGCACCTGGGATAATTGCGGGTTTACCAGTTGCGGCTAGGGTGTTTAAGCTTTTAAATAATGAGGTTGATTTTATCAGTTTGACTGATGAGGGTACACCATTTGAACCGGGACAGGTGATAGCAGAAATCAATGGTTCTCTGGATACGCTGTTGATGGGGGAACGGGTGGCGTTGAATTTGGTGATGCGATTAAGTGGAATTGCCAGTTTGACTAATATATATGTAGAAAAAATAGCTGATTTACCTGCTCAGTTGGTGGATACGCGCAAAACTACTCCAGGGTTGAGAATTTTGGAAAAGTACGCTACTGCTTTGGGTGGGGCGATGAATCACCGCATGGGTTTGGATGATGCGGTGATGATTAAGGATAATCATATTGTTGCGGCTGGGGGAATTGGGGAAGCTATTACCCGCATTCGTTCTCACGTTCCTTATCCTCTGACAATTGAGGTGGAAACGGAAAATTTAGCTCAGGTGCGGGAAGCGTTACGGCACAAAGTTGATATTATTATGTTGGATAATATGTCTTTGTCTATGATGAGTGAAGCTGTATTATTGATTCGTGAAGAAGATAGTCGGGTGAAGATTGAGGCTTCGGGAAATGTAACTTTGGAGACTGTTCGCGCTGTGGCGGAAACTGGTGTTGATTATATTTCTACTAGTGCGCCTATTACTCAGTCTAAATGGTTGGATTTGAGTATGAGAATGGTAAACTGTCTGATAGCGTAG
- a CDS encoding LL-diaminopimelate aminotransferase, producing the protein MQFATRLQPLKSNVFADMDTAKTIALAAGRELIDLSLGSSDLPAENHVIEAIAQSLYDPSTHGYLLFRGTQNFRQAAAQWYEQKFGIPVDPETEVLPLIGSQEGTAHLPLAVLNPGDFALLLDPGYPSHAGGVYLASGQIYTMPIKPENNFLPVFSDIPANILAQSRLMVLSYPHNPTSAIAPLSFFQEAVAFCQQHNIVLVHDFPYVDLVFAAETQTSKSLVPSILQADTEKSVSIEFFTLSKSYNMGGFRIGYAIGNPQLIQALKQIKATVDFNQYLGILNGAIAALTGPQDGVKSAVDTFRQRRDTFIKALHRIGWNVPTPQATMYIWAKLPPQWSHNSIEFCTELVKQTGVAASPGVGFGQFGEGYVRFALVQKPEILETAVERISQFLY; encoded by the coding sequence TGTATTTGCGGATATGGACACAGCCAAGACCATTGCTTTGGCTGCTGGAAGAGAATTAATTGATTTGTCCTTGGGTTCTTCAGATTTACCAGCCGAGAATCACGTCATAGAAGCGATCGCCCAATCTCTCTATGATCCTAGCACTCATGGCTACTTATTATTTCGTGGTACTCAAAATTTCCGTCAAGCCGCAGCCCAGTGGTACGAGCAAAAATTCGGTATCCCAGTTGACCCAGAAACAGAAGTTTTACCCCTGATTGGTTCTCAAGAAGGGACAGCCCATTTGCCTTTAGCCGTGCTTAATCCCGGCGATTTTGCTTTATTATTAGATCCTGGTTATCCTTCCCATGCCGGGGGAGTATACTTGGCTAGTGGTCAAATTTACACCATGCCAATAAAACCAGAAAATAATTTTTTACCAGTTTTTAGTGATATTCCCGCCAACATTTTAGCCCAGTCGCGGTTAATGGTATTAAGCTATCCCCATAATCCTACCAGTGCGATCGCCCCGTTATCCTTCTTTCAAGAAGCCGTAGCCTTTTGTCAACAACATAATATAGTTCTTGTTCACGATTTCCCCTACGTAGACTTAGTTTTCGCAGCAGAAACCCAAACTTCAAAATCTCTTGTTCCCTCAATTTTGCAAGCTGACACCGAAAAAAGCGTCTCTATTGAATTCTTTACCCTGTCTAAGTCTTATAATATGGGTGGCTTCCGCATTGGTTATGCAATTGGGAATCCGCAATTAATTCAAGCCTTAAAGCAAATCAAAGCCACCGTTGATTTTAACCAATATTTGGGAATTTTGAACGGAGCGATCGCTGCCCTCACCGGACCCCAAGATGGTGTAAAATCTGCCGTTGATACTTTTCGTCAACGCCGCGACACCTTCATCAAAGCCTTACACCGTATTGGTTGGAACGTTCCCACCCCCCAAGCCACAATGTACATTTGGGCAAAACTACCCCCACAATGGAGTCATAATTCTATAGAATTCTGCACCGAATTAGTTAAACAAACAGGTGTAGCAGCTTCCCCAGGAGTCGGCTTCGGTCAATTCGGTGAAGGATACGTTCGCTTTGCATTAGTACAAAAACCAGAAATCTTAGAAACTGCTGTAGAGAGAATTTCCCAGTTCCTCTATTAA
- a CDS encoding RNA-guided endonuclease InsQ/TnpB family protein: protein MESGTKAKPAIKNDGKRIKLPSIGWVRLAEPLPITATHNCVISRQADKWFISVKYEVEKPAILADRPTIGVDIGIKELAVCSNGEVFENPKAYRHKSKRMKRLQRSVSRKIKGSNNRKKAVRKLAKLHAKVSNIRKDSIHKLTYYLAKNHSIIKIEDLHVKAFLKDHKLAGAIADCGMYEFKRQLEYKTEKFGSELILVDRFFPSSQICSNCGNHRHKMPLKNRVYICPDCGYKADRDLNAARNIDRWFVDIFIPVA, encoded by the coding sequence TTGGAGTCAGGAACTAAGGCGAAACCAGCAATTAAAAATGATGGTAAAAGAATTAAATTACCGTCAATTGGCTGGGTACGTTTAGCAGAACCTTTACCGATTACAGCAACTCATAATTGCGTGATTTCTAGACAGGCTGATAAATGGTTTATTTCTGTTAAATACGAAGTTGAAAAACCTGCTATACTTGCAGACAGACCGACCATTGGTGTTGACATTGGTATCAAAGAATTAGCAGTTTGCAGTAATGGTGAAGTATTCGAGAATCCTAAAGCCTACCGCCATAAGAGTAAACGCATGAAACGTTTACAGCGTAGTGTGAGCAGGAAAATTAAAGGCTCTAATAACCGTAAAAAAGCTGTGAGAAAATTGGCTAAATTACACGCCAAAGTTTCTAATATTCGCAAGGATTCTATTCACAAATTAACCTACTATCTAGCTAAAAACCACAGCATAATTAAGATAGAAGATTTGCACGTTAAGGCATTTTTGAAGGACCACAAATTAGCAGGTGCAATTGCAGATTGTGGGATGTATGAATTTAAAAGGCAATTAGAGTACAAAACTGAGAAATTCGGGAGTGAACTAATCCTTGTGGATAGGTTCTTTCCTAGTTCCCAAATATGCTCTAACTGCGGTAATCATCGTCATAAAATGCCATTAAAAAACCGCGTTTATATTTGTCCTGATTGTGGCTATAAAGCTGACAGGGACTTAAATGCAGCGCGTAATATTGACCGATGGTTTGTGGATATTTTTATCCCTGTAGCGTAG
- a CDS encoding helix-turn-helix domain-containing protein — protein MLLSFKTALIPNNRQITAFRKASGVARHAYNWANAQIKDILAAQKEGEKLKLPSAIDLHKKLVAEVKSEHIWYYEVNKNIPQKALADLRQAWDRCFVKNIKTTTIQKERST, from the coding sequence ATGCTTTTATCATTCAAAACTGCACTAATTCCAAATAACCGACAGATTACAGCTTTTCGCAAAGCTTCTGGAGTCGCTAGACACGCTTACAACTGGGCAAATGCTCAAATCAAGGATATTTTAGCTGCTCAAAAAGAAGGCGAAAAACTTAAATTACCATCAGCTATTGACTTGCATAAAAAGTTAGTTGCTGAGGTAAAATCTGAGCATATTTGGTATTACGAAGTTAATAAAAATATCCCTCAGAAGGCGTTAGCTGATTTACGCCAGGCTTGGGATAGGTGTTTTGTAAAAAACATCAAAACAACCACGATTCAAAAAGAAAGGTCAACGTGA